One genomic window of Mesoplodon densirostris isolate mMesDen1 chromosome 14, mMesDen1 primary haplotype, whole genome shotgun sequence includes the following:
- the LGALSL gene encoding galectin-related protein produces MAGSVADSDAVVKLDDGHLNNSLGSPVQADVYFPRLIVPFCGHIKGGMRPGKKILVMGIVDLNPESFAISLTCGDSEDPPADVAIELKAVFTDRQLLRNSCISGERGEEQSAIPYFPFIPDQPFRVEILCEHPRFRVFVDGHQLFDFYHRIQTLSAIDTIKINGDLQITKLG; encoded by the exons ATGGCGGGGTCGGTGGCCGACAGCGATGCAGTGGTG AAACTAGATGATGGGCATTTAAACAACTCCTTGGGCTCTCCAGTTCAAGCCGACGTGTACTTCCCACGACTG ATCGTGCCATTTTGTGGGCACATCAAAGGTGGCATGAGACCAGGCAAGAAGATATTAGTGATGGGCATCGTAGACCTCAACCCTGAGAG CTTTGCCATCAGCTTGACCTGTGGTGATTCGGAGGATCCTCCTGCCGATGTGGCAATTGAACTCAAAGCTGTGTTCACGGATCGGCAGCTACTCAGAAATTCTTGTATATCTGGGGAAAGGGGTGAAGAACAGTCAGCGATCCCTTACTTCCCATTCATCCCAGACCAACCATTCAGG gTGGAAATCCTTTGTGAGCACCCACGTTTCAGAGTGTTTGTGGATGGACACCAACTTTTTGATTTTTACCACCGCATTCAAACGTTATCTGCAATCGACACCATAAAGATAAACGGGGACCTCCAGATCACTAAGCTTGGCTGA